A part of Streptomyces sp. NBC_01235 genomic DNA contains:
- a CDS encoding class I SAM-dependent methyltransferase → MPQQTRPPIRSRPVFARYYSKVAGPALEKAGVTEHRKRLLAGLSGQVIEIGAGNGLNFPHYPGTVTRLLAVEPEPHLRELAVQSARSAAVPVQVVDGRAEQLPAEDASFDAAVACLTLCSVADPHAALAELHRVLRPGGQLRFFEHVRADSPAMRRVQRALDATVWPLLMGACHVGRDTRAAITAAGFRLTEVERFSFPDTRLPSPAATHILGTAQREPLDTS, encoded by the coding sequence ATGCCCCAGCAGACGAGGCCACCCATCCGGTCGCGCCCGGTCTTCGCGCGCTATTACAGCAAGGTCGCCGGTCCGGCTCTGGAGAAGGCGGGCGTCACGGAACACCGCAAGCGCCTGCTGGCGGGCCTGTCCGGCCAGGTCATCGAGATCGGTGCGGGCAACGGGCTGAACTTTCCCCATTACCCGGGCACAGTGACCCGACTCCTTGCGGTGGAACCCGAGCCCCACCTACGTGAGTTGGCCGTCCAGAGCGCCCGCTCCGCTGCCGTTCCCGTTCAGGTGGTGGACGGACGGGCCGAGCAACTGCCCGCCGAGGACGCCTCGTTCGACGCGGCCGTCGCCTGCCTGACCCTGTGCTCGGTCGCCGACCCACATGCTGCGCTCGCCGAACTCCACCGGGTGCTGCGGCCGGGCGGACAACTCCGCTTCTTCGAGCACGTACGCGCCGACTCGCCCGCGATGCGGCGCGTACAGCGGGCCCTGGACGCAACCGTCTGGCCCCTGCTGATGGGCGCCTGCCACGTCGGTCGCGACACCCGGGCCGCGATCACCGCAGCCGGGTTCCGCCTCACCGAGGTGGAGAGGTTTTCCTTCCCCGACACCCGACTGCCCTCGCCCGCCGCCACACACATCCTCGGCACAGCTCAGCGCGAACCCCTGGACACATCGTGA
- a CDS encoding cupredoxin domain-containing protein, giving the protein MTFTPLHRGRTAAALAGACTLLALAGCSNGGNGNGPAKTSAPPAASSAGPAAARIVIENFAFSPANLRVRPGTKITVVNRDSAAHTVTAGDKTFDTGSIAGDATATFTAPSAPGGYSYICTIHPNMKGTLTVG; this is encoded by the coding sequence ATGACATTCACCCCACTGCACCGGGGCCGCACCGCTGCTGCCCTGGCGGGCGCCTGCACCCTGCTCGCCCTGGCCGGCTGCTCGAATGGCGGCAACGGCAACGGCCCAGCCAAAACCAGTGCCCCGCCCGCCGCAAGCAGTGCCGGCCCCGCCGCGGCGCGCATCGTGATCGAGAACTTCGCCTTCAGCCCGGCGAACCTTCGCGTACGCCCCGGAACGAAGATCACCGTCGTCAACCGCGACTCCGCGGCGCACACCGTCACCGCCGGGGACAAGACGTTCGACACCGGAAGCATCGCAGGCGACGCAACGGCCACCTTCACCGCACCGTCCGCACCCGGCGGTTACTCCTACATCTGCACCATCCACCCGAACATGAAGGGCACCCTCACCGTTGGCTGA
- a CDS encoding DUF2933 domain-containing protein, whose product MNDKRNYGMYALAAAIVVVGALIVGASLQSLVWLALVAACPLMMFFMMRGMRGGHGQHRDGQDEDPLRKHDHHSGPGRA is encoded by the coding sequence ATGAACGACAAGCGGAACTACGGCATGTACGCGCTTGCCGCCGCGATCGTCGTCGTCGGCGCCCTGATCGTCGGCGCGTCCCTGCAAAGCCTGGTCTGGCTCGCCCTCGTGGCCGCCTGTCCGCTGATGATGTTCTTCATGATGCGCGGCATGCGCGGCGGACACGGCCAACACCGTGACGGCCAGGACGAAGACCCACTGCGCAAGCACGACCACCACAGCGGCCCCGGTCGGGCCTGA
- a CDS encoding SHOCT domain-containing protein — protein MMFWYDHDVSGWGWFAMSAGMILFWALIITVAVLLFRALNSPHEHTHTPAAPTPEDILRERLARGEIDEEEYRRRLTTLHAGPTKT, from the coding sequence ATGATGTTCTGGTACGACCACGACGTCAGCGGATGGGGCTGGTTCGCGATGTCGGCCGGCATGATCCTGTTCTGGGCGCTGATCATCACAGTCGCAGTGCTGCTCTTCCGCGCCCTCAACAGCCCGCACGAGCACACCCACACCCCCGCCGCGCCCACGCCCGAGGACATTCTTCGCGAGCGGCTGGCCCGCGGTGAGATCGACGAGGAGGAATACCGGCGCCGCCTGACCACGCTGCACGCCGGCCCCACCAAGACCTGA
- a CDS encoding heavy metal translocating P-type ATPase gives MGAVDVVVVLASAVLVAVLGWYFFGPRRAGAARLEGGVQRVEVTVRGGYSPDVIKVRQGTPVELVFDRQEAGECTSRVVFPDLRVGAGLPAHTRTTVRLSPDRPGSFGFSCGMNMIHGTLLVEPAEGPAPPVPDGAEAKAATPPAAAASTGGPPSAGEERTAAEAEAADAAERQAEIKDLTRRVLTGAVLTAPVLFAVMAHELFGADWVPGWMLNHWLQLALITPVMFYTGWPIHVTGWLTLRHRAADMNSLITLGTSAAYGYSLLVTLAPSLLPEDVREVYFEAVGVILTLILLGRLLEARAKAGTGEAIRALLGLRARTARVVRGGAETEVPVEGVVVGDEIVIRPGEKIPVDAEVIAGSSAVDESMVTGEPMPVAKHAGDTVIGATVNGTGSLRVRAARVGADTMLAQIIRLVQQAQASKAPIQRLADAVSAYFVPAVIAVAIGTFAVWFTLGPSPALTLALVSAVAVLIIACPCALGLATPLSVMLGTGKGAQAGILIRSAEALETAHKLETVVLDKTGTVTEGKPVLTDVHTAEGINEVELLRLVAAAEADSEHPLAQAITAGVRDRGLHPPAASGFDSVTGKGVQATVEGHAVLVGTARLLDDVGIDTSALASVAAGLSTQGKTPVLAAVDGRPAGVLAVADTVKGDSAAAIGALQRLGIEVVILTGDNARTAAAIAAQVGVTRVLAEVLPEHKADEIRRLQGEGRTVGMVGDGINDAPALAAADVGLAIGTGTDVAIEAADITLISGSLTGVVTAIRLSRATMRNIRQNLFFALVYNAVGVPLAAGALYPLWGIRLSPIIAAAAMALSSLSVVTNASRLRRWHTQPLPEARPAHVQPRVESAADRTPAGSTATTADHGHHHPAASQENSDSIVADPVCGMQVDKATAAEHRHTERGTYHFCSAHCAATFDAAPDRYTTPTTDGTHEGGEHR, from the coding sequence ATGGGTGCCGTCGATGTCGTTGTGGTCTTGGCCTCGGCCGTACTGGTCGCTGTGCTGGGCTGGTACTTCTTCGGGCCGCGCCGGGCCGGTGCCGCCCGGCTGGAAGGCGGCGTGCAGCGGGTGGAAGTGACAGTGCGGGGCGGCTACAGCCCCGACGTGATCAAGGTTCGCCAGGGCACGCCGGTGGAGTTGGTCTTCGACCGGCAGGAGGCGGGCGAGTGCACCTCCCGCGTGGTCTTCCCCGATCTCAGGGTCGGTGCGGGCCTGCCCGCCCACACCCGTACGACTGTGCGACTGAGCCCGGACCGGCCGGGTTCCTTCGGCTTCTCCTGCGGCATGAACATGATCCACGGCACGCTGCTGGTCGAACCCGCGGAAGGCCCCGCACCACCCGTCCCGGACGGCGCCGAAGCCAAGGCCGCCACTCCCCCCGCAGCCGCTGCTTCAACCGGCGGGCCTCCGTCAGCGGGTGAGGAACGGACGGCGGCCGAGGCGGAGGCCGCGGACGCCGCCGAGCGGCAGGCTGAGATCAAGGACCTCACCCGCAGGGTGCTGACGGGTGCGGTGCTCACCGCCCCGGTGCTGTTCGCCGTGATGGCGCACGAACTCTTCGGCGCGGACTGGGTGCCCGGCTGGATGCTGAACCACTGGCTGCAGCTGGCGCTGATCACGCCGGTGATGTTCTACACGGGGTGGCCGATCCATGTGACGGGCTGGCTGACCCTGCGCCATCGCGCCGCCGACATGAACAGCCTCATCACCCTGGGTACGAGTGCCGCCTACGGCTACAGCCTGCTGGTCACACTTGCCCCCAGCCTGCTGCCGGAGGACGTACGCGAGGTCTACTTCGAGGCCGTCGGCGTCATCCTGACCCTGATCCTGCTGGGCCGGCTGCTGGAGGCCCGCGCGAAGGCCGGCACCGGTGAGGCCATCCGCGCCCTGCTGGGCCTGCGGGCCCGCACCGCGCGCGTGGTGCGGGGCGGTGCCGAGACGGAGGTCCCGGTGGAGGGCGTCGTGGTCGGGGACGAGATCGTCATCCGGCCGGGGGAGAAGATCCCCGTGGACGCCGAGGTGATCGCCGGCTCCTCCGCGGTGGACGAGTCCATGGTCACGGGCGAGCCGATGCCGGTCGCCAAGCACGCGGGGGACACCGTGATCGGTGCCACCGTCAACGGCACCGGGTCCCTGCGGGTCCGGGCGGCCAGGGTCGGCGCGGACACGATGCTCGCCCAGATCATCCGCCTGGTGCAGCAGGCCCAGGCGTCCAAGGCCCCCATCCAGCGGCTCGCGGATGCCGTGTCGGCGTACTTCGTGCCGGCGGTCATCGCTGTCGCGATCGGCACGTTCGCGGTCTGGTTCACCCTCGGTCCGTCACCGGCGCTGACCCTGGCGCTGGTCTCCGCGGTCGCGGTCCTGATCATCGCCTGCCCGTGCGCGCTGGGCCTGGCCACTCCGCTGTCGGTGATGCTCGGCACCGGCAAGGGGGCCCAGGCGGGCATCCTGATCCGCTCCGCCGAAGCCCTCGAGACCGCCCACAAGCTGGAGACCGTGGTCCTGGACAAGACCGGCACAGTCACAGAAGGCAAGCCCGTGCTGACCGACGTCCACACCGCCGAAGGAATCAACGAAGTCGAACTGCTGCGCCTGGTCGCCGCGGCCGAGGCCGACAGCGAACACCCCCTCGCCCAGGCCATCACCGCCGGCGTCCGCGACCGTGGCCTTCACCCGCCTGCGGCGTCCGGCTTCGACTCGGTCACCGGCAAGGGTGTCCAGGCCACCGTGGAGGGCCACGCCGTGCTGGTCGGCACGGCTCGGCTCCTCGACGACGTGGGCATCGACACCTCCGCCCTGGCGTCCGTCGCGGCGGGCCTGTCGACGCAAGGCAAGACCCCGGTCCTTGCTGCTGTCGACGGGCGGCCCGCCGGGGTCCTGGCGGTCGCCGATACCGTCAAGGGCGACTCCGCCGCCGCGATCGGGGCCCTGCAGCGCCTGGGTATCGAGGTGGTCATCCTCACCGGTGACAACGCCCGTACCGCTGCCGCGATCGCCGCTCAAGTCGGTGTCACCCGTGTGCTGGCCGAGGTGCTGCCCGAGCACAAGGCCGACGAGATCCGCCGACTGCAGGGCGAGGGCCGCACCGTCGGCATGGTCGGCGACGGCATCAACGACGCCCCGGCCCTGGCCGCCGCCGATGTCGGCCTCGCGATCGGCACCGGCACCGACGTGGCCATCGAAGCCGCCGACATCACCCTCATATCCGGCTCCCTGACCGGTGTCGTCACCGCGATCCGACTGTCGCGGGCCACCATGCGCAACATCCGGCAGAACCTGTTCTTCGCTCTCGTCTACAACGCCGTCGGCGTCCCCCTCGCCGCAGGCGCCCTGTACCCGCTGTGGGGCATCCGCCTCAGCCCGATCATCGCCGCCGCAGCGATGGCGCTCAGCTCCCTGTCGGTCGTCACCAACGCCTCCCGGCTGCGCCGCTGGCACACCCAGCCGCTGCCCGAAGCCCGCCCCGCCCACGTCCAGCCCCGTGTCGAGTCCGCCGCCGACCGAACCCCGGCGGGCAGCACGGCAACCACGGCGGACCATGGGCACCACCACCCCGCCGCATCCCAGGAAAACAGCGACAGCATCGTCGCGGACCCGGTGTGCGGCATGCAGGTGGACAAGGCGACCGCCGCCGAGCACCGGCACACCGAGAGGGGCACCTACCACTTCTGCTCCGCCCACTGCGCCGCCACGTTCGACGCCGCCCCGGACCGCTACACCACCCCCACGACCGACGGTACGCACGAGGGAGGCGAACACCGATGA
- a CDS encoding metal-sensitive transcriptional regulator, whose product MTTAPATPRDAHGQHTRAPGCAGHKGDHLARLNKIEGQVRGIARMVTDDRYCVDVLTQISAATRALQEVALNLLDDHVRGCVTDAARTDPAQADDKFAELTDTLRRALRL is encoded by the coding sequence ATGACCACTGCTCCGGCAACCCCGCGCGACGCTCACGGGCAGCACACCCGGGCACCGGGTTGCGCCGGCCACAAGGGCGACCACCTGGCCCGCCTGAACAAGATCGAAGGCCAGGTACGCGGCATCGCCCGCATGGTCACCGACGACCGCTACTGCGTCGACGTCCTCACTCAGATCAGCGCCGCCACCCGGGCCCTGCAGGAAGTCGCCCTCAACCTCCTCGACGACCACGTGCGTGGCTGCGTCACCGACGCCGCCCGAACCGACCCCGCGCAAGCTGACGACAAGTTCGCAGAACTTACCGACACCTTGCGCCGCGCACTGCGTCTGTGA
- a CDS encoding MarR family winged helix-turn-helix transcriptional regulator has protein sequence MLLRLPAALDAQLQRDEGITHFEYQVLAGLSMSPERNLRMSELALFAEGSLSRLSHVVKRLEQREWVYRVPDPADGRYTRAILTDKGLQKVVEAAPGHVAEVRRPIFDPLTKRSRSTCGTSVAASTTPSVAARGVRLDRRPSRDNLTIQLKSSLLT, from the coding sequence ATGCTGCTGCGCCTTCCGGCCGCGTTGGACGCACAGCTCCAACGGGATGAAGGGATCACCCATTTCGAGTACCAGGTGCTGGCCGGGCTCTCCATGTCGCCGGAGCGCAACCTGCGGATGAGTGAACTGGCCCTGTTCGCGGAGGGGTCGCTCTCCCGCCTGTCCCATGTGGTCAAGCGTCTGGAGCAGCGGGAGTGGGTCTACCGCGTCCCGGATCCGGCCGACGGGCGTTACACCCGCGCGATCCTCACCGACAAAGGCCTGCAGAAGGTCGTCGAAGCCGCACCCGGTCATGTCGCCGAGGTGCGCCGCCCGATCTTCGACCCACTGACAAAGCGCAGCAGAAGCACCTGCGGGACATCGGTCGCCGCATCAACAACACCATCGGTCGCGGCGCGGGGTGTGCGGCTCGACCGAAGGCCCTCGCGAGATAACTTGACGATTCAACTTAAAAGTAGCTTGCTGACTTGA
- a CDS encoding FGGY-family carbohydrate kinase, whose translation MARELVLGLDAGHTVTKAVLFDATGRPVAHGSGTLPLTSPHPHWVERDMDDVWRTAHRAIAACLAEAGPDAGRDVAAVGLAGHGDGLYAVDERGRPVRAAIVAMDTRAEPVLAEWRGSPVWSRSLEWSGTVPFSGSPAALLAWLARHEPGVLQQARWLLSCKDWLRLRLTGAVATDPTDASASFTDMRRGGYSPQLLGLYGLGALADLLPPVLACDAVSGTVTREAAALTGLTVGTPVVTGAHDVDAAALGVGGTTPGELCLIAGSFSINQVVGEHPVVDPRWQVRHFVRPGQWMTMSTSPASVANLEWFLRVTGAPAEQRDGVHEAIGREVEAHLGGPSEVLFHPFVYGSPHPRPASGTFLGLRGWHDRGHLLRALMEGVVLNHRWHVDALCSRLPISGAAARLTGGAAHSEVWSQMFADALRRPVVVTDVRESAARGAALLAATAVGLLDGVTDPRAEAAVLRRHEPHADRVVVLDEAYEVYREALEVLGPVWGRLDAPGTAE comes from the coding sequence GTGGCGCGTGAACTGGTGCTCGGTCTCGACGCGGGACACACGGTGACCAAGGCGGTGCTGTTCGACGCCACGGGGCGGCCGGTGGCGCACGGCAGCGGCACGCTGCCGCTGACCAGCCCTCACCCCCACTGGGTCGAGCGGGACATGGACGACGTGTGGCGGACGGCGCACCGGGCCATCGCCGCCTGTCTCGCCGAAGCGGGACCGGACGCGGGGCGGGACGTCGCCGCGGTGGGGCTGGCCGGGCACGGCGACGGCCTGTACGCCGTCGACGAGCGGGGCCGGCCGGTACGGGCCGCGATCGTGGCGATGGACACCCGTGCCGAACCGGTGCTGGCGGAGTGGCGAGGCAGTCCGGTCTGGTCCCGGTCCCTGGAGTGGTCGGGCACGGTTCCCTTCTCGGGTTCCCCGGCCGCCCTGCTGGCCTGGCTCGCCCGCCACGAGCCGGGGGTGCTTCAGCAGGCCCGCTGGCTGTTGTCCTGCAAGGACTGGCTGCGCCTGAGGCTGACGGGCGCGGTGGCCACCGATCCCACGGACGCCAGTGCCTCGTTCACCGACATGCGGCGTGGCGGCTACTCGCCGCAACTGCTCGGCCTGTACGGCCTCGGCGCACTCGCCGACCTGCTGCCGCCCGTCCTGGCCTGCGACGCGGTGAGCGGCACCGTCACCCGCGAGGCCGCCGCGCTCACCGGACTCACCGTGGGCACGCCCGTGGTCACGGGCGCCCATGACGTCGACGCCGCCGCGCTCGGGGTAGGCGGCACGACGCCGGGCGAACTGTGCCTGATCGCCGGATCGTTCAGCATCAACCAGGTGGTCGGCGAGCACCCCGTCGTCGATCCGCGCTGGCAGGTCCGTCACTTCGTCCGCCCGGGGCAGTGGATGACCATGTCCACCTCGCCCGCCTCGGTGGCGAACCTGGAGTGGTTCCTGCGGGTCACGGGTGCACCGGCCGAGCAGCGGGACGGCGTCCACGAGGCGATCGGCCGTGAGGTCGAGGCCCACCTCGGCGGCCCGTCGGAGGTGTTGTTCCACCCGTTCGTCTACGGCTCGCCGCACCCGCGTCCCGCGTCCGGGACGTTCCTCGGCCTGCGCGGTTGGCACGACCGCGGCCACCTGTTGCGCGCCCTGATGGAAGGGGTCGTCCTCAATCACCGCTGGCACGTCGACGCGCTCTGCTCCAGGCTGCCGATCAGCGGGGCGGCGGCCCGGCTGACCGGCGGTGCCGCGCACAGCGAGGTGTGGAGCCAGATGTTCGCCGACGCCCTGCGGCGGCCGGTCGTGGTGACCGACGTGCGGGAGAGCGCAGCCCGCGGAGCGGCCCTGCTCGCCGCCACCGCAGTCGGGCTGCTCGACGGCGTGACGGACCCGCGCGCCGAAGCCGCCGTGCTCAGACGTCACGAACCCCACGCCGACCGGGTCGTCGTACTCGACGAGGCGTACGAGGTGTACCGGGAGGCGCTGGAGGTTCTCGGACCGGTCTGGGGCCGCCTGGACGCGCCCGGGACCGCCGAGTGA